The sequence below is a genomic window from Pseudorasbora parva isolate DD20220531a chromosome 4, ASM2467924v1, whole genome shotgun sequence.
AACTTGTGGTGTTTTATTTAAacagaattatgaataaattgATCATTGTTTGTCACACTGTCATTCTTAAAGGCTATTTATAGTTAATTTTCGATAAAGTGAAaatatattcattattatttgtgttttaaaggtcccgtttttcacgtgtttttgaagctttgattatgtttacagtgtgctatataacatgagttcatgtttcgcgtgtaaaaaaacacagtatttttcacacaatttacttatctgtacagcgctgtttgctctgtcctaaaaacggcctgatgatttccttgttctatgaagtccctccttcagaaatacgtaacgagttcttattaggccagcgcttcccgtgttgtgattggacagcagcttagtgcactttgtccgaaaaggtcccgcctcttaccataatggggagatgcaagcgctgaatgcccGCTCTTCttcacgtgggagagcaacgagaccacgccccctattttgcgtgttcttgtgggcggagggttagtcaacaaacggttctagtgacgtcattacatccctgcacttcctgctgtagtccaaaccggccgttcactgtaggctttgaaagggaacttctgttaaattaaatatctcgcttggcattgaactttgagctttataattttacaggtattatttatgctctaacagcaacatttcacactaactaaagttagaaagatggaattgcgaagaatgggacctttaaataaaatgaaacattttgtAATGTATGACAAAACAGAAGATTTTCATAGAAGCTTTTATTCAGGATTACAGCAAATGACTTTgatcaaaaaaaaataaagcagctaTAAAGACCAAAAACTCATATAAAAAAACAGATTAAAACTGCCAGATTAAAACTAAAGGAAAGACTGATCACCATGAATGGTGAccttttcaataaaacatcaacatctaaacctctgttaacCTCAATATCTTAtacttcagtgattctgctggttatcatcaggtgttcatcactcaTACTCAATCTCTCTACCTCTTAATTATCTCTATctttaacactgcttcagtgttactttaaaaaTCTGTAGAGTGGGACAATGTGCTCTGAGAAGACTAGGGATTTTGCTGTGTGGTGACATCATAACCTCATGTTCAACAACAGGCAATACTAAGTTTTTAGGGaattacatgtatttatttgtatcaGATTATGACATGATTTAAATGTTCTGCCATTTCAATGTTTCTTTGCAGTATCTCTATTATTCCCAACGTtacgttgttgttgttgttttttgtatgtttgttttgttttctcacACACAGATCCAAGTGAAAGCATCACCACATCCACACAACCACACAAAAGCATACAAACTTCCACTGATTTACGCACAACTACACCAGCAGCACTTTCTACCACAGCAAGCAGAACTGACAGATATTCAAGCCCTGATGCCCTCATTCTCTCACCCTCAGTAACAGGTAACAACCTCATTAGATTATTAATGTATTcaattttattcatatttttatatacattaAGGAATAGTTAGTTCAAAATAATACACCTTATACACATATCTACATTACTTGCTAACACATAAATGTGCCGTTAAATGGATGGAAATGATGCAGACGGTTATCTGACTTTAATGATACACAAATACCTTTCTATCTCTTCCTCAGCAAACTCGAACACTATAGTATCCATACTATATTATGTTGGTGGTCTTATCATAGCAGTGATTTTATTTATAGTTGGATTGGTCACTGTTCACCATTACAGGAAAAAGACATCAGCAAGTACAGGTACATAATAAACCATGTCTACTGTCAGCATAACTTAAAACAATTGAAAGTTTTGACCAGcgtcattttaaaatgcaactGAATAAAACCTGGTTCTTTGCTTTGATATTTCCATAGGCAGTGTGACGCCTGTCAAGTCTAATGAAAGCAAAGATAAACAGGTGACTGATGTCACTTGATCAAGTCGCTAAattggcattaaaaaaaatatcctaaATACTAAACTTATTATTATGCAATGACCCAGCAGACATGTTACAACAGCACTTTTGTTTTCTTAATGCAGGAAGATTGTGTGTACGAGAATAAGCTTCCAAACACAGACATGAGCACTGAGATGGAACCTATCAACAGGACTGAAGTCCCAAAGAGCCAAGAACATTCAGTCTATGCGAATGTACCCCGCGGCATGGGCCAGTCACATGAACTCTACGGAAATCTCTAATCCTGGTATTACAGAGGTCATGACCTGCAGCTGTTTAATGTATAATGTTCTCTAAGGTCCACTTTTAATGTTATCAAGATTTTTACATCACAAAACACTTTAGAAGTAATAAGCTATTTTTATCCTGTCTTTGACCCTCTCTTTGCTGCATTCAAGACTGTGTTTGCGTCTCTCAAAGAAAATTAGATTTCCCAATTCTTAACTCATTTAAACAACGATATTCAGACAACCAGTGAAAACCTGATATGTAAAAGATCAAAATCATAGGACCAAGGTATTCAGGAACATTAAAAATtagattttaataatatatatatatatatatatatatatatatatatatatatatatatatatatatatatatatatatatattattattatattattatgtagGGGACAAGTATTTGTTCCTTCCTCATATGACCACAAGGGGTGCCAAGTTGGATTTTATCttcttttataataattttgctAGCTTTCTGTTTATAGTTTGTATAATCATATTTTGCATGCCTATTCTaaagtatttttatattaaaatacttCTATATGCAAACATTGCCAATATGCCACTGAAATAAATCACTGTGACTTCATAAGACCCTTTAAATGTGATTAAATCCTTGGCTAAAAAGGATTTAAAACCTTAAATCCTACTTGAACATGAATCCAAGTATTGTgttatgcattttaaagttaataAAGCTAGTGAAGCTAATCACACTGTATTTCTTAATGTCATATTTGAAGCTgtaattgtgttaaaataattGTACCTATACCAGCATAATATGCAGAATATTATAATAAAGCCCTTAAAGCTAcaatgtgtgatattttcccccatctagcggtgtaaaggtatatgaccatccagcgaataatagtttctgttcctctcaattctgatttcgttttaactcctacggtggccgatttagtccaagattaacatggcaatccccctcttcacattcgacacggtgccatcgagtgttaaaacgcgaaagggagaagcttgaatttacgggtatgtccctctttggctaatgtactttcaagatggaggagcaacatggcgaccggcattcgaacccctcacccgtatgtattttcaatggcatactataaacttacgagaatacgttattacttgaaagaagtaaatatacattattgaacacatatatttttgaaagaactaagagtttttagctaagaataaactaaaaaagttacacagtgtagctttaaagagaTGGCCTGTCTCaaacacctgtggccatggaagtgattggaacacctgaattcagttATTTGGATGGGTGTCCcgatacttttggcaatatagtctATACAATTATGTGAAAATAACAtgaaagaaatgttttaatagGTTATGGCATTTGTTTGTGatgttatgtatttatttagcatTGGCCGCTACGTAAAATATGCTAGGATGGTCTGAGTTGCACAAGGCTGCCGCACTATATAATATCAGTCTCCATGAGAACGCAAGTCTGTTCTTTGCGTTCTTGGAATCGAgccaatatttttaaaaatgaaactcttgaattaatgattcaatagatattttttttacattcacttGTAGCCACCTACTGGCATAACTTTGAAATCGAcgcaatctttatttgaagttCCGATTTCCTTTCAAAATGCGATTTACTCTATTTTGATCGCTTCCATAGACATCTGTTTATATCCAAACTTTTATCCCAGTTCttctgtgattaatgttaatatCTGTAGCACAGAAATCATGATACTGAGTGGTTGATATCTCAACGATCAGATCTGAATGATTCAGAGTGATTTTGTTAGGTTTAATGGACACAGGAGATTCGTTGTCATTTTGGAATAAGATTGCGTGAGTGTTTGAATCGAGATTGAAATCTTTTCTCAGACCAATGCAGAAAAGCTCAAGCTTTACAAAGGAAGTGGCCATTACTATCTAAACGCGTTTGTGGTATTTCAGGACTGGATGACACAAACATGTATATCTTTATCTTCAAAGTAAATCTTTTCAGTTGCAAACTCAAGGGCTACTCAGTCAAAGCGGAAATCTCTTACACAACACGATTGCTACTCAGTATGAAGTTATTCTGTGTTTTTTGGCTCTGGATCTTTCTCCCAGGTCAGTTCTCTCCATATTTTTGACTGTAAATAGAATGGAAATAATGAAGATTGGGAGgaaatacagtgaaatattaaatTTTTGACAGTTTTGAGTTGTTCATTTGACATTAAATTTTTCTTCCAAAAGAATTTAGGATCGCATTCACCTCAGATATTAATATACATGGATACAGTGGAAAAAGTGTGATAATTACATGTTCCCATACATGGGCAGCAGAAAACAACAAGTATTTCTGCCAAAACCCATGCGAACATGTAAATGATATTCTGGTCTCATCTTATCAATCACGTAACGGGAAACACACACTGAAGGATTTTGGAAATGGCTCATTCACCGTGACCATCACTGATCTACAGGAGTCAGACTCTGGGATTTACTGGTGTGGGGTGGAAAGATTGGTTAAAGACACATATCACGAAGTCAATCTGACAGTATCTAAAGGTAAGAATGACAGCATTTCTCCGATGCATTTCTCTTTATTCtgtgttattattttttcttttctcacacacagatCCAAGTGAAAGCATCACCACATCCACACAACCACACAAAAGCATACGAACTTCCACGGACTTACGCACAACTACACCAGCAGCACTTTCTACCACAGCAAGCAGAACTGACAGATATTCAAGCCCTGATGCCCTCATTCTCTCACCCTCAGTAACAAGTAACAACCTCATCTTAACTCAATTCATGTACATTTAAACAGCCTTTACCAAGGTCAAAAATGAGCTGTGTGGTGAATTATGATACTGTGTAACTTTGcttttaatttatcaatggaagCTTGGATTATCCCacttacactcttaaaaataatggtTGATTCTGAAGGGCCACTCTCTTGCAGAGTTTATTTCCAACCCTGAAAAAAACACTCACCTGCATGTAACtttagtaatcctgaagaccttagcttcagatgtgtttgattagggttggagctgaactctgcaggacactgtccctgcatcccaattcgcatactatccatactaaatagtaccATTAGTACAATAATTTACCATTTCCGTTCAgaattcgaagtatggatcgatgctcactctaacggctgatattacccacaacccattgcgagttggacgaggattcaattagaactacaaacacggacaaaaagtgttaaaaaactacaaacatggtgGATGTGCAAGTCCGACGGTTACGTAGacaggtttagataaaggggtttgagtaaataattatcaatatttaacctgacaaaaatatatttattcagtgttgtccacgttatatttcacctgcagtaGCATTGTGAAGTTTTGTAATGACacatttggccattaacttttaaatgcatcattatatttaaactgcaaacacataaGGGGTCTCTgaattaaagacccacacatggcagatcaacgtgcggttacatttctctccgatacggtaggagattaatcggaatgtggaggatttgactgtgacgaatctgatgatgattgacagggcagtaaAACGGTGATGGGATACACGtaactaaagcctagttcacactgcccgatttttgccccgattttgagtcgccgacaggttttgtgaaatcgcagacaaatgcccgagatcatcggcaaatcggtgctcatgcacgcgagtgacaatcatgcagtgtgaataatcaaagacgcgatcagcgAGAATCgcagacgagtcgccgacgcccgtgagatatttggcatgctaaatatctggacctgtcggcgattgaaactcctgctgtgtgaacagcgttctgaaaattacaccgacagccaatgaaagagtgagatacagggcagcaggaggttcagggaggagttatagagcagaatttcagtatttgaatagatatatttacaattctatcaaacagaaacaaaggccaaacatttgcacatccagccacagcagcagcacattacaaaattgtttatttacctcaaactgtctttgtagaacacaatcctggctccctctgtctctccaacaatttcttccgccataatcttttttctttttctccacaaatcagcgcacatacaatttgaagcaaactttgtgcagtttatcatttttcataacaattccaagtctcgcgcgagaactccggtctgacgcacgtgtgatctcatgttgtttacttgtcacatcgcacgtttAGTTGGGAagcgtagtttgcgcaccggagagagaaagagttgtcggcgattcttcctcttgtttagtcatgcagtgtaaactcctctgtggtcaaaccatcgtgcagtgtgaacacagcagagactgaatgataccccagatagtcatgcagtgtgaatagagcagtgacccgacgagtttgaaaatcgtgcagtctgaactaggcttaagcgacagagtctgttaaagatggcgaagtagtcccgaagcttgcatacttttctggtacacactcaaaagtatatactttttcttcacaaaaagaataCATTCTTTTAGGACATATTATATGTAGgtgaattgggatgcagcatgGGCCTCCAGGATCAACGTTCCCCAGATATAGGCCTGCGTTTAGTTCcccaaggaacaaaattgtaactcaactgtactttttttctgagagtgaagACAATATATTGTGAATTCTAAAGTTTAACATCAGTGATTCTTAACCCTGTTCCAAGAGTTATCCCAGCACTTCATATTTTAGATTCAACTCGTATATAAATTGAATTGGGTatgtcagcacacacacacacacacacacacacacacacacacacacacacacacacacacacacagacaataaCAGTTCATTTGCAATGATGGGTAAAACTCCAGGATAAGATAAACACTGATGTACGTAATGTTGTGGTTAAGAGTGGTTTCGAAGCAAATAAGTAACCACTTGTTCTCATCGGTGCAGACTTCTGCAGATCTTCAGATTTTTACACCAATTTTCTCTCTCACTTCCTCAGTGTCCATACGCACCTTACAATATGCTGCTGGTGGTCTGGTCATAGCAGGgatcatatttttatttggacTGGTCACTGTTTACCAGTACAGAAAGAGAGTCAAgacatcagaaggtatgttcacatacacacacagacaccgccaattattaaaaaaaactcaatgaataacaataaaaaaaataagctaACACTTTTCACATTTTTCTTAGGTTGTGGATCAGCAAAGCTTGCCAAAAGAAACAAATCTAGAGATGAAGAGGTGAGAGATGCAAGCAATTCTGTGTGCCAGTCACTGaccacaaacaggaactaaatgTATCTGAGCTTGTCCAATGTCTAATCTTCACATCTTTTTACAAATGCCTGAGAGCCATATTAAAAGTGTGCTTTTGTTTTCTTCAGGATGCACAGAACCgcacagaaataaaatcaaGAGACAAGACTGACGTTATGAAATGCCAAACTGATTCAGTCTATCAGAGTTTAAACATTCACGTGGGCCAACTGAATGAAGTATATGTAAATCTCTGATTGCAGCATCAATTAATCAGATTCAAAATCTATCCTAGACGAGAAGTTTGAGACGAGTACATTAAGCCTGAAGCTTTAGATATCAGTATACCGTTCATTTTACTCAGTCAATTGCCTATATTGCCCAGTGTTCACATAGAAAGTGTTTCACATTCTGTCTGCACATTTTTAATTGATGTAAAATGCATCATGTGTCTTGCCCTTGTTTACCgctgttttgtgtgtgtcttGCACCATAAGTGCTATTTTTTAAGAAGTTGTGTCCAGTTAAAATGTGAAAatttggagagaaaaaaaagtccacTGATGTATTGCTTCTGTTGTATTTGGTCATCATTTGTATTTGGCCTTGGACCAAACTGTCtgaataaacataaatataaaaataaaataaaaacactgagGGAACTGGGTTATTCATGTTACGTAGCTTGCCAACCCTTaaggaaagaaaaaatatttcccTATAAACagttctggaaaaaattaagagaccacttaacatggattgaATGTATTGATAACTATCAATATATTTATGGGGTGGGAGTGTAAATtttagcgccacctagtggggAGGTTGTAAATTGCAACCAcccaccgctcacccctccctttcgaacACAGGGAAGCTACGCTGGCCGACACAAACAAAAAAGTACAAAGATGTCGTCTTTtgagagagcagagagtgactagcgctctgtagagcagtttgtccatcTAGGGCTACTGAAGAAACATGACAgcgcaaaatggcgacttcactaTAAGGGACCCGCAGTGTATTAGAATGAGTAAACAGCTCATTCTAAGCTAATAAACACATAACGGTTAATAATACAAGGTCtgtatacaccactgaaaacattatgtatattataaagCATTTCTGTCAACAGATCCTGTTGATAAATACAGATAAATActacctttaaattatataacggtaaatttgaaaatacagagaataatatattaatatattacaatatatcgaAG
It includes:
- the LOC137073862 gene encoding CMRF35-like molecule 1 gives rise to the protein MKMKAFHVLWIWIFLSEFWDSATDATEIHGYIGKHVNISCFHTWASTNIKYFCRYPCGNRDILVKSDQSPKGRYTLKDYRTGTFTVTITDLQESDSGIYWCGVKRTGRDTYHKVNLKVSKDPSESITTSTQPHKSIQTSTDLRTTTPAALSTTASRTDRYSSPDALILSPSVTANSNTIVSILYYVGGLIIAVILFIVGLVTVHHYRKKTSASTGSVTPVKSNESKDKQEDCVYENKLPNTDMSTEMEPINRTEVPKSQEHSVYANVPRGMGQSHELYGNL